In a single window of the Elaeis guineensis isolate ETL-2024a chromosome 6, EG11, whole genome shotgun sequence genome:
- the LOC105060045 gene encoding probable galacturonosyltransferase-like 1 translates to MPRSGHLLFGFSLLLLYSAAAATAAAAAGGGDGVPRFREAPQFYNSPGCPPPLPPSSAASCSPSAMVHVAMTLDIAYLRGSMAAIHSVLQHTSCPQSIQFHFVASSAIDYLNTTISNSFPSLSFRIYPFDDSLVSGLISTSIRQALDRPLNYARSYLARLLPDCARRVVYLDSDLVLVDDIAALASTPLPDGIALAAPEYCNANFTSYFTPSFWSNPALSMAFEGRKACYFNTGVMVMDLEKWREEAYTERIEEWMELQKRMRIYELGSLPPFLLVFAGRIAAVEHRWNQHGLGGDNYRGLCRDLHPGPVSLLHWSGKGKPWARLDAGRPCPLDALWAPYDLLQTPFSIEDS, encoded by the coding sequence ATGCCTCGATCCGGTCACCTCCTCTTcggcttctccctcctccttctGTACTCCGCCGCTGCCGCCACCGCCGCAGCAGCAGCAGGAGGCGGAGATGGGGTGCCGAGATTCCGGGAGGCCCCGCAGTTCTACAACTCCCCGGGCTGCCCTCCGCCGCTCCCACCCTCCTCCGCCGCGTCCTGCTCGCCGTCGGCGATGGTCCACGTCGCCATGACCCTCGACATCGCCTACCTCCGCGGCTCCATGGCCGCGATCCACTCCGTCCTCCAGCACACCTCCTGCCCCCAATCCATCCAGTTCCACTTTGTCGCTTCCTCGGCGATCGATTACCTCAACACCACCATCTCcaactccttcccctccctctccttCCGGATCTACCCCTTCGACGACTCCCTCGTCTCGGGTCTCATCTCGACGTCGATCCGCCAAGCGTTGGATCGCCCGCTCAACTACGCGCGGTCGTACCTCGCGCGATTGCTCCCCGACTGCGCCCGCCGCGTGGTATACCTCGACTCCGACCTCGTCCTCGTCGACGACATCGCCGCCCTCGCCTCCACCCCGCTCCCCGACGGCATCGCCCTCGCGGCCCCCGAGTACTGCAACGCGAATTTTACCTCGTACTTTACCCCTTCTTTTTGGTCCAATCCTGCGCTCTCCATGGCATTCGAAGGGCGAAAAGCGTGCTATTTCAACACCGGCGTCATGGTGATGGAtctggagaagtggagggaggaGGCGTACACAGAGAGGATCGAGGAGTGGATGGAGCTCCAGAAGCGGATGCGGATCTACGAGCTGGGGTCACTGCCGCCGTTCCTGCTGGTGTTTGCGGGTCGGATCGCGGCGGTGGAGCACCGCTGGAACCAGCACGGCCTCGGAGGGGACAACTACCGGGGTTTGTGCCGGGATCTCCACCCGGGTCCGGTAAGCCTCCTCCATTGGAGCGGCAAGGGGAAGCCGTGGGCGAGGCTCGACGCCGGGCGGCCTTGCCCGCTCGATGCTCTCTGGGCTCCCTACGATCTCCTCCAGACTCCGTTCTCCATCGAGGACTCCTGA